The DNA window TTCCTGCGTTATAGCTAATACCTCTTCTACGGTAGTTTGCCCCATCAGCACCAGCTGGGTAGCTCGTTCGCGAAGGGTAATCATACTTTTTTTCATAGCCATTTTTTTAATACTAATGGCATCGGCCGAGCGATTGATAAGACCTCTTAATTCATCATCCACCATCATAATTTCATGAATACCCGTGCGCCCAGCATAACCTGTATCAAAACAAAAGGAACATCCCCCCGTTTTATAAACCTGCGATTTCACCATATCGCGCGTAAGCCCCAATTGCGTTAATTCAAAATCGGTTAAATCATGCATTTCTTTGCATTGTTTACACAAAGTACGCAACAGACGTTGAGCCACAATACCAATAACGGAGCTGGCCACCAAAAAAGGCTCTACTCCCATGTCGATAAGACGAGTAATTGAAGAAGCCGAATCGTTAGTATGAAGAGTAGACAAAACCAAATGACCCGTTAAAGAAGCCTGAATGGCAATTTCGGCGGTTTCCTTATCACGAATTTCGCCTATCATCACAATATCGGGATCCTGACGCAAAATAGCGCGTAGCCCCATCGCAAAGGTCATGTCAATTTTGGCATTTACCTGCGTTTGATTAATACCCGGCAACTGATATTCTACAGGATCTTCTACGGTAATAATTTTAACATCGGGAGAGTTAATTTCGGAAAGTGCCGCATACAATGTGGTGGTTTTACCCGAACCGGTAGGACCTGTAACCAGCACAATACCATGGCTTTTATGAATAAGCGTGCGGATATCTTCCAAATTTTTTCCCTCTAAACCAATAGAATCAAGCGATAAAAGAACTTTGCTACGATCTAAAAGACGCATCACCACGCTTTCACCAAACGATGTGGGTAGTGTAGACACACGGATATCAATATCTTTACCCGCAAGTTTAATACGGATACGGCCATCCTGTGGCAAACGCTTTTCGGCAATGTTAAGATTGGCCATAATTTTAACACGCGACAAAATACTATTTTGTGCTTTTTTAGGTGGGTGCATCACATCGTAAAGAACACCATCAATACGAAAACGAACAACCAGTTCTTTTTCAAACGGTTCCAAATGAATATCAGATGCGTTTTGTTTTACCGCTTTAAATAAAAGCTGATTCACCAAACGAATAATTGGGGCCTCATCGTCGGACTCGAGTAAATCTTGCACTTCTTCCAGTTCTTGCGCCATCATGTCCAAATTCTCTTCGTCCAAATCGTTCATGATAGGGCTATTGTTTTCGTTGGTGCGATTATACAAACCGTTGATGGCTTCCATAATTTGCTGACTACTTGCAATCATAGGACGCACCGGCGCATCAAAAATTAAATTGAGATCGTCTAAAGCCCAATGATTCATAGGATCGGCCATGGCTACCACAATTTGTCCGTCTTCCTTTTTTATAGGAATAATTTCATTTTTTTTGGCAAAATTAATAGGAATGGTACTTACTAAATCGGATGGGATTTGCTCAGCTGTAATTTCGTTAGTATAAGGCATTCCCACCTGAATAGAGAGTGCCTTTAAAATATCCTCTGTTCTTAAAAACCGAAGATGCACCAACGCCTCTCCCAATTTCATCCCCTTGTCA is part of the bacterium genome and encodes:
- the gspE gene encoding type II secretion system ATPase GspE; translation: MEYKSLGQILLENTPLTPQQLDEALVVQRDKGMKLGEALVHLRFLRTEDILKALSIQVGMPYTNEITAEQIPSDLVSTIPINFAKKNEIIPIKKEDGQIVVAMADPMNHWALDDLNLIFDAPVRPMIASSQQIMEAINGLYNRTNENNSPIMNDLDEENLDMMAQELEEVQDLLESDDEAPIIRLVNQLLFKAVKQNASDIHLEPFEKELVVRFRIDGVLYDVMHPPKKAQNSILSRVKIMANLNIAEKRLPQDGRIRIKLAGKDIDIRVSTLPTSFGESVVMRLLDRSKVLLSLDSIGLEGKNLEDIRTLIHKSHGIVLVTGPTGSGKTTTLYAALSEINSPDVKIITVEDPVEYQLPGINQTQVNAKIDMTFAMGLRAILRQDPDIVMIGEIRDKETAEIAIQASLTGHLVLSTLHTNDSASSITRLIDMGVEPFLVASSVIGIVAQRLLRTLCKQCKEMHDLTDFELTQLGLTRDMVKSQVYKTGGCSFCFDTGYAGRTGIHEIMMVDDELRGLINRSADAISIKKMAMKKSMITLRERATQLVLMGQTTVEEVLAITQEDTQRE